A region of the Arthrobacter sp. FW306-07-I genome:
CTTGGCGTTGTTGATCGGGATGCTGAACCCGACGCCGATATTGCCGCTCTGGGAGGTGGAGGTGCCTGAACCGGCGGACGCGATGGCCACGTTCACGCCGATGATCTCGCCCTTGCTGTTCACCAAGGCGCCGCCGGAGTTGCCGGGGTTGATGGCCGCGTCCGTCTGGATCACGTTGATGGCGATGGAACCTTCACTGGAGTTCTGCTGGCTCTGCCCGCCGCCAGGAGGGGCAAACTGGAATCCCTGGTCGCCACCCTGGCTGTTGTCGCCCCCCTTGGGCGCTGCCGATGATGCCACGCTGATGGTCCGGTTGAGGGTGGATACGATGCCGTCCGTGACGGTCCCGGTCAGGCCAAGCGGGGAACCGATGGCGATGGCAGTGTCCCCTACATTGAGCTTGGAGGAATCACCAAGGGTGGCGGGGGTGAGCCCGGAGGTGTCGTCGACCTTGATGACGGCGAGATCGGACAGGGGATCGGTTCCCACCAGCTTTGCCGGGAGGACCTTGCCGTCGCTGGTGCGGATCTCAAGGGTGGCATTGGCGGTCTGGCCGTCCAGGGTCACCACGTGGGTGTTGGTCAGGATGTGCCCCTGGTCATCGATGACAATGCCGGAACCGGTGCCGCCGGAGCTGCCGCTGGTGGCGCTGATGGTGACAACACTGGGCGAGGCCTTCACCGCAGCTGCCGTAATGGCGTTGACGTCGTCCTTGTTGTTGACGATGACCGTGCCGGGCTGGCTGTTGCTGCCGACGGTCGATGTGCTGGAGGCGTTGTGGCCGGAGAGCTCGCCCGCACCTACCGTAGCCACTCCACCGCCCACCAGGCCTGCTGCGAGGATGCTGGCCACAAGGGTGCCGATACCGAATGTCGCCTTCCGGCGCGGGGCGTCCTTGGGATTGGGGGCCAGGCCGACACTCCCATTGGGTGCGCCGTGGCCGGTGCCGTGCGTGGGCTGGCCATTCTGGTACTGCTGCTGTCCGTAGTATCCGGACTGGCCATCCTGGTGCTGCTGTCCATAATTGGCGGACTGGCCGTAGAACGGCTGCCGCTGCGGGTAGACCGGGCGTGGTGCGCCCGGAAGTTCCTGGGTGTGGTGGTCGCGTGCCTGCGGCGGGTCCAGCCGCTCGGTGTTGTTCTGTGGGCCGGCTTGGGTCTGGGGGCCCGTGTGGTCCTGGGCGCCCGTGTTGCCTTGAGGGGTGCCGGGTCCGCCCGCGTTCCCATACTGAGTTTCCGTCTGGCGGTCTCCAGGCTGTTCCGCGCCCTGCCGGTCCCACGGGTTCCGGCTTTGCGCGCGGTTGTCCTCAGGGACCGGTCCTGGGGTTTGATTCTCAGTCATGAGACTTCCTTTCATCCTCGTCTGCCATTAACTATGACCCGTTCCGCTGGAACAAGCTCGGATGTTTGCTGAGAGCTTCCTGAACGCTTCAAGCAAGGGTCTCCGGCAGCAAGGCGTTTCGCTGGAGGCATATTCGGTCGCATGGACTGCCTGTGGGGTGCACCATAGAATCAAGATGAAATGCCACAGCGACCTGCGGCTTCACACCAAGCGTGGGGGCGCTGTGGATTCGACGACTGATTCGTCCCGAATCGGTGTCAGGCATGCTGAAGGGTTGCACATGCGGTCAAAGTTCAGACGTATCCTCGCCGTGATCGGCCTTGCCGGGCTGCTGGCGGTACCCGCCGGCGCCGCTTGGGCCGAAGACCCTGTCCCCATCCCCTCCGGGACCAACATCGTTGACGACGCCAACGTGCTGGGCAGCCGGAAGGGCGAAGTCCAGGATGCGATCCAGAAGCTGCTGAAGGACCACAAGTACAACCTGTACGTGGTCACCGTGAAGACGTTCACCAACCCCACCGATCCCAAACAATGGGCTCAAGCCGTTGCGACCAAAAAGGGCATGGGCAAGTCAGACGTCATCCTGACCATGTCCGATGACGGTCACTACTACTTCGCACCCAACTCAGCCAGTTCGATCGCGTCGAAGACCAGTAGCATTTCCCAAAACGCCATTGTGCCCAACCTCGGAGCCGGCAAGCGTGACTTCGCCCAAGCTGCCATCGACACCGCCGCCGCTGTTGGCGACGCCGCCGGCGGCGG
Encoded here:
- a CDS encoding S1C family serine protease, with the translated sequence MTENQTPGPVPEDNRAQSRNPWDRQGAEQPGDRQTETQYGNAGGPGTPQGNTGAQDHTGPQTQAGPQNNTERLDPPQARDHHTQELPGAPRPVYPQRQPFYGQSANYGQQHQDGQSGYYGQQQYQNGQPTHGTGHGAPNGSVGLAPNPKDAPRRKATFGIGTLVASILAAGLVGGGVATVGAGELSGHNASSTSTVGSNSQPGTVIVNNKDDVNAITAAAVKASPSVVTISATSGSSGGTGSGIVIDDQGHILTNTHVVTLDGQTANATLEIRTSDGKVLPAKLVGTDPLSDLAVIKVDDTSGLTPATLGDSSKLNVGDTAIAIGSPLGLTGTVTDGIVSTLNRTISVASSAAPKGGDNSQGGDQGFQFAPPGGGQSQQNSSEGSIAINVIQTDAAINPGNSGGALVNSKGEIIGVNVAIASAGSGTSTSQSGNIGVGFSIPINNAKRVAQEIIDSGKASHGQLGVSVKAKTTSGAASEFSVGADVATVEANSAAGKAGIKAGDVITKFNDLTIGEPNQLTAAVREQPAGSKVKITVQRGGSEQTFDVTLGAAAS